The following are encoded together in the Salmonella enterica subsp. enterica serovar Choleraesuis genome:
- a CDS encoding galactose-1-phosphate uridylyltransferase has product MSEFNPVDHPHRRFNPLTGDYVLVSPHRAKRPWQGAQETPAVNQLPSHDPDCYLCPGNTRVTGDKNPDYQTTYVFTNDFAALMTDTPDAPDNGDPLLHCESARGTSRVICFSPDHSKTLPELTLPALESVVHTWQEQTAELGQQYPWVQVFENKGAAMGCSNPHPHGQVWANSFLPNEAATEDATQREWLALHGSPMLLDYVKREMQDGSRTVVETEHWLAVVPYWAAWPFETLLLPKTHVLRITDLSPEQSADLALALKKLTSRYDNLFQCSFPYSMGWHGAPFNGEDNAHWQLHAHFYPPLLRSATVRKFMVGYEMLAETQRDLTAEQAAERLRAVSDIHFRESGE; this is encoded by the coding sequence ATGAGTGAATTTAATCCTGTGGATCACCCGCATCGCCGCTTTAACCCGCTGACAGGCGACTATGTGCTGGTCTCTCCGCACCGAGCCAAACGTCCGTGGCAGGGTGCCCAGGAGACTCCGGCAGTTAACCAACTGCCGTCTCACGATCCTGATTGTTATCTGTGCCCGGGTAATACCCGGGTTACAGGGGATAAAAACCCCGATTACCAGACAACTTACGTTTTTACCAACGACTTTGCTGCTCTGATGACCGATACCCCGGATGCGCCGGACAATGGCGACCCGCTTTTACATTGTGAAAGCGCACGCGGTACCAGTCGGGTGATTTGTTTTTCGCCTGACCACAGTAAGACGCTGCCCGAGCTGACACTGCCCGCTTTGGAGTCAGTCGTCCATACCTGGCAAGAGCAGACCGCAGAGCTTGGTCAGCAATACCCGTGGGTTCAGGTATTTGAGAATAAGGGAGCCGCCATGGGCTGCTCTAATCCTCATCCACATGGACAGGTCTGGGCCAACAGTTTTCTGCCTAATGAGGCCGCAACAGAAGACGCGACCCAGCGCGAATGGCTGGCGTTGCACGGCTCACCAATGCTGCTCGATTACGTTAAACGCGAGATGCAGGACGGTAGCCGTACCGTGGTAGAAACTGAGCACTGGCTCGCCGTCGTCCCTTACTGGGCGGCATGGCCTTTCGAGACGCTGTTATTGCCTAAAACCCATGTACTACGAATTACCGACTTAAGCCCTGAACAAAGTGCCGACCTGGCCCTTGCGCTGAAAAAGCTCACCAGCCGCTACGATAATCTGTTCCAGTGCTCTTTCCCTTATTCAATGGGCTGGCACGGCGCACCGTTTAACGGCGAAGACAATGCCCACTGGCAGCTACACGCACACTTTTACCCACCGCTACTGCGCTCCGCCACGGTGCGCAAATTTATGGTGGGCTATGAAATGCTGGCTGAAACCCAGCGTGACTTAACCGCAGAACAGGCTGCTGAACGCCTGCGCGCAGTAAGCGACATTCATTTTCGCGAATCCGGAGAATAA
- the galK gene encoding galactokinase — protein MSLKQNTLALFAEKFGYPATHTIQAPGRVNLIGEHTDYNDGFVLPCAIDYQTVISCSPRDDRTVRVIAADYSNEMDEFSLDETITPHASQQWSNYVRGVVKHLQKRNPNFGGVDMVISGNVPQGAGLSSSASLEVAVGTVLQQLYHLPLDGAQIALNGQEAENQFVGCNCGIMDQLISALGKKDHALLIDCRSLATKAVPMPQGVAVVIINSNFKRTLVGSEYNTRREQCETGARFFNKPALRDVDIDTFNAVANELDPLVAKRVRHILTENTRTVEAAQALAAGDLKRMGVLMAESHASMRDDFEITVPQIDTLVDIVKATIGERGGVRMTGGGFGGCIVALVPEDMVEDVRTAVANQYQAQTGIKETFYVCTASQGAGQC, from the coding sequence ATGAGTCTGAAACAGAACACCCTCGCCCTCTTCGCTGAAAAATTTGGCTACCCGGCAACTCACACCATTCAGGCTCCGGGCCGAGTCAATCTCATTGGCGAGCACACCGATTATAACGATGGCTTCGTACTGCCCTGTGCGATTGATTACCAGACCGTAATCAGTTGCAGCCCGCGCGACGACCGCACCGTGCGGGTTATCGCCGCAGACTATAGCAACGAAATGGACGAATTCTCTCTGGATGAGACTATTACTCCTCATGCCAGCCAGCAGTGGTCTAACTATGTTCGCGGCGTGGTGAAACACCTTCAGAAGCGCAACCCTAACTTTGGCGGCGTGGATATGGTCATTAGCGGCAACGTACCGCAAGGTGCCGGATTAAGCTCCTCAGCTTCGCTGGAAGTCGCCGTGGGTACTGTTCTTCAGCAGCTCTATCATCTGCCGCTTGATGGTGCTCAAATTGCGTTAAACGGTCAGGAAGCGGAAAACCAGTTTGTCGGCTGTAACTGCGGCATCATGGATCAATTGATCTCTGCGTTGGGTAAAAAAGACCACGCACTGTTAATAGACTGCCGTTCTCTGGCAACCAAAGCCGTGCCGATGCCCCAAGGCGTAGCGGTCGTTATCATCAACAGCAATTTCAAACGCACCCTGGTCGGCAGTGAATACAACACCCGCCGCGAGCAGTGCGAAACCGGAGCCCGCTTCTTCAACAAACCTGCCCTGCGGGATGTTGATATCGACACGTTCAACGCCGTGGCCAATGAGTTAGACCCGCTGGTTGCCAAACGCGTACGCCACATTTTGACTGAAAACACCCGGACTGTAGAGGCAGCGCAGGCTCTGGCCGCAGGTGACCTGAAACGTATGGGCGTGCTAATGGCTGAATCCCACGCCTCAATGCGCGATGACTTCGAAATCACCGTACCGCAGATCGACACCCTGGTAGATATCGTGAAAGCAACCATCGGCGAACGCGGAGGCGTGCGAATGACCGGCGGCGGTTTTGGCGGATGTATCGTAGCGTTGGTACCTGAAGATATGGTTGAAGACGTTCGCACAGCCGTAGCCAACCAATATCAGGCACAAACCGGAATTAAAGAGACATTTTATGTCTGCACAGCGTCACAGGGAGCCGGACAATGCTAA